The following are encoded in a window of Cygnus atratus isolate AKBS03 ecotype Queensland, Australia chromosome 8, CAtr_DNAZoo_HiC_assembly, whole genome shotgun sequence genomic DNA:
- the DEPDC1 gene encoding DEP domain-containing protein 1A isoform X1 yields MEGEARPGPYRATRLWNEITKYFRAGMPLRKHRQRFKKHGSCFTASEAVDWLHEVLRSNSNFGPEVSRQQTVQLLRKFLKNHVIEDIKGRWGSEDLEDNGVLYRFPSTSPVKPLPSSCREKENLETFSRDKERLFKLPHLSRRTVKKHELLDSLENLEKTEPDITKENKEDALHRKEISQEYVQEIWRNIILIHLQTILGLPSLEEVLQPAQIVPEYVIYNMTNTSKHGVVILQNKSEDLPHWVLSAMKCLAYWPRNNDMNQPTYSGFERDVFRTVADYFLNLPEPLLTFEYYELFVNILVMCGYITIPDLCSRKHSVRDETCDPQPSKILHLNSFKSTECLLLSLLRKEPEKKRKEYEVSRKWSAEELAVQKQCAKKLQQYKLTSEQGSAGNLIGGSCQNLSGFRNEQDPALTFRTRCYSLERIGGTASSVRNKGESVVLRQTDVNTVLGAGNKNQSLPYEHKANSVLAFGFDNAYQNQTYGVKTVSASTLEDKELFDENHRLKQICRSQSLLGSRNSKSCTSINIPVAEITVKPKSQLCGQRKPNTSVDIRTEASDITVSKRLCKSTVELSEYSFTHSCMLTGTQNLLQPHLERIAVEALQICCLLLPPPNRRKMQLLMRMISRISENVDMPRLHDAMGTRSLMIQTFSRCVLCCAEEVDLDELLSTRLVSFLMDHQQEIFKVPTYLQVAVQDHIEYMRMAQGKYPREEICAILPTYSYCKQITPQEFEEQKVSTSQAAVAELLENIIKDKNLSVKDKKKKLKQFQKEYPLIYQNRFPTTENEAMLFENKPTIKQPMLSLRKPKFRSLRY; encoded by the exons ATGGAGGGCGaggcccgccccggcccctaCCGCGCTACCCGGCTG TGGAACGAAATCACCAAGTATTTCCGAGCGGGCATGCCCTTACGGAAGCACAGGCAGCGGTTCAAAAAGCACGGGAGCTGTTTTACTGCCTCAGAAGCCGTGGACTGGCTTCACGAAGTTCTGAGGAGCAACAGTAACTTTGGTCCTGAGGTTAGCAGGCAGCAGACTGTCCAGTTGTTAAGGAAGTTTCTCAAGAATCACGTAATTGAGGATATAAAAGGAAGATGGGGATCTGAAGACTTAGAAGACAATGGTGTGCTATACAG ATTTCCTTCAACCTCTCCAGTTAAACCTCTACCGAGCTCTTGTCGAGAAAAAGAGAACTTGGAAACCTTCTCTAGAGAcaaagaaaggctttttaaaCTGCCACACTTATCCAGGAGAACTgttaaaaaacatgaattacTGGACTCTCTG gaaaacttagaaaaaacagaaccaGATATAACAAAGGAGAACAAAGAAGATGCActgcacagaaaggaaataagcCAGGAATATGTGCAAGAAATTTGGAGAAATATCATTCTAATACA tTTGCAAACCATTTTAGGCCTCCCATCTTTGGAGGAAGTTTTGCAGCCAGCACAGATAGTTCCTGAGTATGTCATCTACAATATGACTAACACAAGCAAACATGGGGTTGTTATTTTACAGAACAAATcag AAGACCTCCCTCACTGGGTGTTGTCAGCTATGAAATGCCTCGCATACT GGCCTAGAAATAATGACATGAACCAACCAACTTACAGTGGGTTTGAACGGGACGTATTCAGAACAGTTGCTGATTATTTTCTCAATCTCCCTGAACCATTACTCACTTTTGAATACTATGAactttttgttaatattttag TTATGTGTGGCTACATCACAATTCCAGATCTatgcagcagaaaacattctGTCCGAGATGAGACATGTGACCCACAACCTTCAAAAATTCTTCACTTGAACTCTTTCAAGTCAACTGAATGTCTTCTTCTAAGCCTACTTCGCAAAGAGCctgagaaaaagaggaaagaatatgAAGTTTCCAGGAAGTGGTCTGCAGAAGAGTTAGCTGTTCAAAAACAATGTGCAAAGAAATTGCAACAATATAAACTGACAAGTGAACAAGGCAGTGCTGGTAATCTAATAGGAGGAAGTTGTCAAAATCTTTCAGGTTTCAGGAATGAACAAGATCCAGCTCTCACGTTTAGGACGAGATGTTACTCTTTGGAAAGAATTGGAGGTACTGCCTCAAGTGTACGTAATAAAGGAGAATCAGTTGTCCTCAGGCAAACTGATGTGAACACAGTCTTGGGCgcaggaaataaaaaccaatCACTACCGTATGAGCATAAAGCCAACTCTGTGTTAGCGTTTGGTTTTGATAACGCATACCAAAACCAAACTTACGGCGTGAAGACAGTGTCTGCCTCAACTCTTGAGGATAAAGAGCTATTTGATGAAAATCATAGATTAAAGCAAATATGCAGGTCTCAGAGTTTACTTGGCAGCAGGAACTCCAAAAGTTGTACTAGCATCAATATACCAGTTGCCGAAATCACAGTGAAGCCAAAGTCTCAACTCTGTGGGCAAAGAAAACCGAATACTTCAGTGGACATCAGGACTGAGGCTTCTGATATCACCGTCAGCAAGAGACTCTGCAAAAGTACCGTAGAGCTCTCAGAATACTCTTTCACTCACTCTTGTATGTTGACTGGCACGCAAA ATCTCCTTCAGCCTCATTTAGAAAGAATTGCTGTTGAAGCACTACAGATATGTTGTTTGTTGCTTCCACCACCAAATCGTAGAAAGATGCAGCTCCTTATGCGTATGATCTCTCGGATCAGTGAAAATGTTGATATGCCACGACTGCACGATGCGATGGGCACACGTTCTTTG ATGATACAGACTTTTTCTCGATGTGTGTTATGCTGTGCAGAAGAAGTTGATCTTGATGAGCTCCTTTCTACACGATTAGTTTCATTTCTAATGGACCACcaacaagaaatatttaaagtacCAACTTATCTGCAGGTTGCAGTGCAAGATCACATAGAATACATGAGGATGGCTCAG GGCAAATATCCAAGGGAAGAAATTTGCGCCATACTGCCAACATACTCATACTGCAAACAAATAACTCCTCAGGAGTTTGAAGAACAAAAGGTTTCTACATCTCAAGCTGCAGTGGCAGAGCTGTTAGAGAACATTATCAAAGATAAGAACTTGtctgtaaaagacaaaaagaagaagtTAAAGCAG TTTCAGAAGGAATATCCTCTGATCTACCAGAACAGATTTCCAACTACAGAAAACGAAGCAATGCTGTTTGAGAACAAACCTACCATCAAACAACCGATGCTTAGCCtaagaaaaccaaaatttcGTAGCCTGAGATATTAA
- the DEPDC1 gene encoding DEP domain-containing protein 1A isoform X3, with product MEGEARPGPYRATRLWNEITKYFRAGMPLRKHRQRFKKHGSCFTASEAVDWLHEVLRSNSNFGPEVSRQQTVQLLRKFLKNHVIEDIKGRWGSEDLEDNGVLYRFPSTSPVKPLPSSCREKENLETFSRDKERLFKLPHLSRRTVKKHELLDSLENLEKTEPDITKENKEDALHRKEISQEYVQEIWRNIILIHLQTILGLPSLEEVLQPAQIVPEYVIYNMTNTSKHGVVILQNKSEDLPHWVLSAMKCLAYWPRNNDMNQPTYSGFERDVFRTVADYFLNLPEPLLTFEYYELFVNILVMCGYITIPDLCSRKHSVRDETCDPQPSKILHLNSFKSTECLLLSLLRKEPEKKRKEYEVSRKWSAEELAVQKQCAKKLQQYKLTSEQGSAGNLIGGSCQNLSGFRNEQDPALTFRTRCYSLERIGGTASSVRNKGESVVLRQTDVNTVLGAGNKNQSLPYEHKANSVLAFGFDNAYQNQTYGVKTVSASTLEDKELFDENHRLKQICRSQSLLGSRNSKSCTSINIPVAEITVKPKSQLCGQRKPNTSVDIRTEASDITVSKRLCKSTVELSEYSFTHSYLLQPHLERIAVEALQICCLLLPPPNRRKMQLLMRMISRISENVDMPRLHDAMGTRSLMIQTFSRCVLCCAEEVDLDELLSTRLVSFLMDHQQEIFKVPTYLQVAVQDHIEYMRMAQGKYPREEICAILPTYSYCKQITPQEFEEQKVSTSQAAVAELLENIIKDKNLSVKDKKKKLKQFQKEYPLIYQNRFPTTENEAMLFENKPTIKQPMLSLRKPKFRSLRY from the exons ATGGAGGGCGaggcccgccccggcccctaCCGCGCTACCCGGCTG TGGAACGAAATCACCAAGTATTTCCGAGCGGGCATGCCCTTACGGAAGCACAGGCAGCGGTTCAAAAAGCACGGGAGCTGTTTTACTGCCTCAGAAGCCGTGGACTGGCTTCACGAAGTTCTGAGGAGCAACAGTAACTTTGGTCCTGAGGTTAGCAGGCAGCAGACTGTCCAGTTGTTAAGGAAGTTTCTCAAGAATCACGTAATTGAGGATATAAAAGGAAGATGGGGATCTGAAGACTTAGAAGACAATGGTGTGCTATACAG ATTTCCTTCAACCTCTCCAGTTAAACCTCTACCGAGCTCTTGTCGAGAAAAAGAGAACTTGGAAACCTTCTCTAGAGAcaaagaaaggctttttaaaCTGCCACACTTATCCAGGAGAACTgttaaaaaacatgaattacTGGACTCTCTG gaaaacttagaaaaaacagaaccaGATATAACAAAGGAGAACAAAGAAGATGCActgcacagaaaggaaataagcCAGGAATATGTGCAAGAAATTTGGAGAAATATCATTCTAATACA tTTGCAAACCATTTTAGGCCTCCCATCTTTGGAGGAAGTTTTGCAGCCAGCACAGATAGTTCCTGAGTATGTCATCTACAATATGACTAACACAAGCAAACATGGGGTTGTTATTTTACAGAACAAATcag AAGACCTCCCTCACTGGGTGTTGTCAGCTATGAAATGCCTCGCATACT GGCCTAGAAATAATGACATGAACCAACCAACTTACAGTGGGTTTGAACGGGACGTATTCAGAACAGTTGCTGATTATTTTCTCAATCTCCCTGAACCATTACTCACTTTTGAATACTATGAactttttgttaatattttag TTATGTGTGGCTACATCACAATTCCAGATCTatgcagcagaaaacattctGTCCGAGATGAGACATGTGACCCACAACCTTCAAAAATTCTTCACTTGAACTCTTTCAAGTCAACTGAATGTCTTCTTCTAAGCCTACTTCGCAAAGAGCctgagaaaaagaggaaagaatatgAAGTTTCCAGGAAGTGGTCTGCAGAAGAGTTAGCTGTTCAAAAACAATGTGCAAAGAAATTGCAACAATATAAACTGACAAGTGAACAAGGCAGTGCTGGTAATCTAATAGGAGGAAGTTGTCAAAATCTTTCAGGTTTCAGGAATGAACAAGATCCAGCTCTCACGTTTAGGACGAGATGTTACTCTTTGGAAAGAATTGGAGGTACTGCCTCAAGTGTACGTAATAAAGGAGAATCAGTTGTCCTCAGGCAAACTGATGTGAACACAGTCTTGGGCgcaggaaataaaaaccaatCACTACCGTATGAGCATAAAGCCAACTCTGTGTTAGCGTTTGGTTTTGATAACGCATACCAAAACCAAACTTACGGCGTGAAGACAGTGTCTGCCTCAACTCTTGAGGATAAAGAGCTATTTGATGAAAATCATAGATTAAAGCAAATATGCAGGTCTCAGAGTTTACTTGGCAGCAGGAACTCCAAAAGTTGTACTAGCATCAATATACCAGTTGCCGAAATCACAGTGAAGCCAAAGTCTCAACTCTGTGGGCAAAGAAAACCGAATACTTCAGTGGACATCAGGACTGAGGCTTCTGATATCACCGTCAGCAAGAGACTCTGCAAAAGTACCGTAGAGCTCTCAGAATACTCTTTCACTCACTCTT ATCTCCTTCAGCCTCATTTAGAAAGAATTGCTGTTGAAGCACTACAGATATGTTGTTTGTTGCTTCCACCACCAAATCGTAGAAAGATGCAGCTCCTTATGCGTATGATCTCTCGGATCAGTGAAAATGTTGATATGCCACGACTGCACGATGCGATGGGCACACGTTCTTTG ATGATACAGACTTTTTCTCGATGTGTGTTATGCTGTGCAGAAGAAGTTGATCTTGATGAGCTCCTTTCTACACGATTAGTTTCATTTCTAATGGACCACcaacaagaaatatttaaagtacCAACTTATCTGCAGGTTGCAGTGCAAGATCACATAGAATACATGAGGATGGCTCAG GGCAAATATCCAAGGGAAGAAATTTGCGCCATACTGCCAACATACTCATACTGCAAACAAATAACTCCTCAGGAGTTTGAAGAACAAAAGGTTTCTACATCTCAAGCTGCAGTGGCAGAGCTGTTAGAGAACATTATCAAAGATAAGAACTTGtctgtaaaagacaaaaagaagaagtTAAAGCAG TTTCAGAAGGAATATCCTCTGATCTACCAGAACAGATTTCCAACTACAGAAAACGAAGCAATGCTGTTTGAGAACAAACCTACCATCAAACAACCGATGCTTAGCCtaagaaaaccaaaatttcGTAGCCTGAGATATTAA
- the DEPDC1 gene encoding DEP domain-containing protein 1A isoform X4, producing the protein MEGEARPGPYRATRLWNEITKYFRAGMPLRKHRQRFKKHGSCFTASEAVDWLHEVLRSNSNFGPEVSRQQTVQLLRKFLKNHVIEDIKGRWGSEDLEDNGVLYRFPSTSPVKPLPSSCREKENLETFSRDKERLFKLPHLSRRTVKKHELLDSLENLEKTEPDITKENKEDALHRKEISQEYVQEIWRNIILIHLQTILGLPSLEEVLQPAQIVPEYVIYNMTNTSKHGVVILQNKSEDLPHWVLSAMKCLAYWPRNNDMNQPTYSGFERDVFRTVADYFLNLPEPLLTFEYYELFVNILDLCSRKHSVRDETCDPQPSKILHLNSFKSTECLLLSLLRKEPEKKRKEYEVSRKWSAEELAVQKQCAKKLQQYKLTSEQGSAGNLIGGSCQNLSGFRNEQDPALTFRTRCYSLERIGGTASSVRNKGESVVLRQTDVNTVLGAGNKNQSLPYEHKANSVLAFGFDNAYQNQTYGVKTVSASTLEDKELFDENHRLKQICRSQSLLGSRNSKSCTSINIPVAEITVKPKSQLCGQRKPNTSVDIRTEASDITVSKRLCKSTVELSEYSFTHSCMLTGTQNLLQPHLERIAVEALQICCLLLPPPNRRKMQLLMRMISRISENVDMPRLHDAMGTRSLMIQTFSRCVLCCAEEVDLDELLSTRLVSFLMDHQQEIFKVPTYLQVAVQDHIEYMRMAQGKYPREEICAILPTYSYCKQITPQEFEEQKVSTSQAAVAELLENIIKDKNLSVKDKKKKLKQFQKEYPLIYQNRFPTTENEAMLFENKPTIKQPMLSLRKPKFRSLRY; encoded by the exons ATGGAGGGCGaggcccgccccggcccctaCCGCGCTACCCGGCTG TGGAACGAAATCACCAAGTATTTCCGAGCGGGCATGCCCTTACGGAAGCACAGGCAGCGGTTCAAAAAGCACGGGAGCTGTTTTACTGCCTCAGAAGCCGTGGACTGGCTTCACGAAGTTCTGAGGAGCAACAGTAACTTTGGTCCTGAGGTTAGCAGGCAGCAGACTGTCCAGTTGTTAAGGAAGTTTCTCAAGAATCACGTAATTGAGGATATAAAAGGAAGATGGGGATCTGAAGACTTAGAAGACAATGGTGTGCTATACAG ATTTCCTTCAACCTCTCCAGTTAAACCTCTACCGAGCTCTTGTCGAGAAAAAGAGAACTTGGAAACCTTCTCTAGAGAcaaagaaaggctttttaaaCTGCCACACTTATCCAGGAGAACTgttaaaaaacatgaattacTGGACTCTCTG gaaaacttagaaaaaacagaaccaGATATAACAAAGGAGAACAAAGAAGATGCActgcacagaaaggaaataagcCAGGAATATGTGCAAGAAATTTGGAGAAATATCATTCTAATACA tTTGCAAACCATTTTAGGCCTCCCATCTTTGGAGGAAGTTTTGCAGCCAGCACAGATAGTTCCTGAGTATGTCATCTACAATATGACTAACACAAGCAAACATGGGGTTGTTATTTTACAGAACAAATcag AAGACCTCCCTCACTGGGTGTTGTCAGCTATGAAATGCCTCGCATACT GGCCTAGAAATAATGACATGAACCAACCAACTTACAGTGGGTTTGAACGGGACGTATTCAGAACAGTTGCTGATTATTTTCTCAATCTCCCTGAACCATTACTCACTTTTGAATACTATGAactttttgttaatattttag ATCTatgcagcagaaaacattctGTCCGAGATGAGACATGTGACCCACAACCTTCAAAAATTCTTCACTTGAACTCTTTCAAGTCAACTGAATGTCTTCTTCTAAGCCTACTTCGCAAAGAGCctgagaaaaagaggaaagaatatgAAGTTTCCAGGAAGTGGTCTGCAGAAGAGTTAGCTGTTCAAAAACAATGTGCAAAGAAATTGCAACAATATAAACTGACAAGTGAACAAGGCAGTGCTGGTAATCTAATAGGAGGAAGTTGTCAAAATCTTTCAGGTTTCAGGAATGAACAAGATCCAGCTCTCACGTTTAGGACGAGATGTTACTCTTTGGAAAGAATTGGAGGTACTGCCTCAAGTGTACGTAATAAAGGAGAATCAGTTGTCCTCAGGCAAACTGATGTGAACACAGTCTTGGGCgcaggaaataaaaaccaatCACTACCGTATGAGCATAAAGCCAACTCTGTGTTAGCGTTTGGTTTTGATAACGCATACCAAAACCAAACTTACGGCGTGAAGACAGTGTCTGCCTCAACTCTTGAGGATAAAGAGCTATTTGATGAAAATCATAGATTAAAGCAAATATGCAGGTCTCAGAGTTTACTTGGCAGCAGGAACTCCAAAAGTTGTACTAGCATCAATATACCAGTTGCCGAAATCACAGTGAAGCCAAAGTCTCAACTCTGTGGGCAAAGAAAACCGAATACTTCAGTGGACATCAGGACTGAGGCTTCTGATATCACCGTCAGCAAGAGACTCTGCAAAAGTACCGTAGAGCTCTCAGAATACTCTTTCACTCACTCTTGTATGTTGACTGGCACGCAAA ATCTCCTTCAGCCTCATTTAGAAAGAATTGCTGTTGAAGCACTACAGATATGTTGTTTGTTGCTTCCACCACCAAATCGTAGAAAGATGCAGCTCCTTATGCGTATGATCTCTCGGATCAGTGAAAATGTTGATATGCCACGACTGCACGATGCGATGGGCACACGTTCTTTG ATGATACAGACTTTTTCTCGATGTGTGTTATGCTGTGCAGAAGAAGTTGATCTTGATGAGCTCCTTTCTACACGATTAGTTTCATTTCTAATGGACCACcaacaagaaatatttaaagtacCAACTTATCTGCAGGTTGCAGTGCAAGATCACATAGAATACATGAGGATGGCTCAG GGCAAATATCCAAGGGAAGAAATTTGCGCCATACTGCCAACATACTCATACTGCAAACAAATAACTCCTCAGGAGTTTGAAGAACAAAAGGTTTCTACATCTCAAGCTGCAGTGGCAGAGCTGTTAGAGAACATTATCAAAGATAAGAACTTGtctgtaaaagacaaaaagaagaagtTAAAGCAG TTTCAGAAGGAATATCCTCTGATCTACCAGAACAGATTTCCAACTACAGAAAACGAAGCAATGCTGTTTGAGAACAAACCTACCATCAAACAACCGATGCTTAGCCtaagaaaaccaaaatttcGTAGCCTGAGATATTAA
- the DEPDC1 gene encoding DEP domain-containing protein 1A isoform X6, protein MEGEARPGPYRATRLWNEITKYFRAGMPLRKHRQRFKKHGSCFTASEAVDWLHEVLRSNSNFGPEVSRQQTVQLLRKFLKNHVIEDIKGRWGSEDLEDNGVLYRFPSTSPVKPLPSSCREKENLETFSRDKERLFKLPHLSRRTVKKHELLDSLENLEKTEPDITKENKEDALHRKEISQEYVQEIWRNIILIHLQTILGLPSLEEVLQPAQIVPEYVIYNMTNTSKHGVVILQNKSDLPHWVLSAMKCLAYWPRNNDMNQPTYSGFERDVFRTVADYFLNLPEPLLTFEYYELFVNILDLLQPHLERIAVEALQICCLLLPPPNRRKMQLLMRMISRISENVDMPRLHDAMGTRSLMIQTFSRCVLCCAEEVDLDELLSTRLVSFLMDHQQEIFKVPTYLQVAVQDHIEYMRMAQGKYPREEICAILPTYSYCKQITPQEFEEQKVSTSQAAVAELLENIIKDKNLSVKDKKKKLKQFQKEYPLIYQNRFPTTENEAMLFENKPTIKQPMLSLRKPKFRSLRY, encoded by the exons ATGGAGGGCGaggcccgccccggcccctaCCGCGCTACCCGGCTG TGGAACGAAATCACCAAGTATTTCCGAGCGGGCATGCCCTTACGGAAGCACAGGCAGCGGTTCAAAAAGCACGGGAGCTGTTTTACTGCCTCAGAAGCCGTGGACTGGCTTCACGAAGTTCTGAGGAGCAACAGTAACTTTGGTCCTGAGGTTAGCAGGCAGCAGACTGTCCAGTTGTTAAGGAAGTTTCTCAAGAATCACGTAATTGAGGATATAAAAGGAAGATGGGGATCTGAAGACTTAGAAGACAATGGTGTGCTATACAG ATTTCCTTCAACCTCTCCAGTTAAACCTCTACCGAGCTCTTGTCGAGAAAAAGAGAACTTGGAAACCTTCTCTAGAGAcaaagaaaggctttttaaaCTGCCACACTTATCCAGGAGAACTgttaaaaaacatgaattacTGGACTCTCTG gaaaacttagaaaaaacagaaccaGATATAACAAAGGAGAACAAAGAAGATGCActgcacagaaaggaaataagcCAGGAATATGTGCAAGAAATTTGGAGAAATATCATTCTAATACA tTTGCAAACCATTTTAGGCCTCCCATCTTTGGAGGAAGTTTTGCAGCCAGCACAGATAGTTCCTGAGTATGTCATCTACAATATGACTAACACAAGCAAACATGGGGTTGTTATTTTACAGAACAAATcag ACCTCCCTCACTGGGTGTTGTCAGCTATGAAATGCCTCGCATACT GGCCTAGAAATAATGACATGAACCAACCAACTTACAGTGGGTTTGAACGGGACGTATTCAGAACAGTTGCTGATTATTTTCTCAATCTCCCTGAACCATTACTCACTTTTGAATACTATGAactttttgttaatattttag ATCTCCTTCAGCCTCATTTAGAAAGAATTGCTGTTGAAGCACTACAGATATGTTGTTTGTTGCTTCCACCACCAAATCGTAGAAAGATGCAGCTCCTTATGCGTATGATCTCTCGGATCAGTGAAAATGTTGATATGCCACGACTGCACGATGCGATGGGCACACGTTCTTTG ATGATACAGACTTTTTCTCGATGTGTGTTATGCTGTGCAGAAGAAGTTGATCTTGATGAGCTCCTTTCTACACGATTAGTTTCATTTCTAATGGACCACcaacaagaaatatttaaagtacCAACTTATCTGCAGGTTGCAGTGCAAGATCACATAGAATACATGAGGATGGCTCAG GGCAAATATCCAAGGGAAGAAATTTGCGCCATACTGCCAACATACTCATACTGCAAACAAATAACTCCTCAGGAGTTTGAAGAACAAAAGGTTTCTACATCTCAAGCTGCAGTGGCAGAGCTGTTAGAGAACATTATCAAAGATAAGAACTTGtctgtaaaagacaaaaagaagaagtTAAAGCAG TTTCAGAAGGAATATCCTCTGATCTACCAGAACAGATTTCCAACTACAGAAAACGAAGCAATGCTGTTTGAGAACAAACCTACCATCAAACAACCGATGCTTAGCCtaagaaaaccaaaatttcGTAGCCTGAGATATTAA